The nucleotide window GCTATGAGAATGAGTCCTTGTAAAAGTGCTCTTGATAGGGGAATTATATTTACACTTCATTCAGATTCACCTGTAGTTCCAATGGAACCATTGAAAATAATCTGGTCAGCAGTAAATAGATTGTCAACTACCGGAAGAGTGATTGGAGAAAAGCAAAAGATATCTGTTGAAGATGCATTGAAAGCATCAACTCTAAATTCAGCATATCAGTATAAACTAGAAAATGTTTTAGGCTCAATAGAGAAAGGTAAATTCGCAGATTTTGTTGTATTGTCTGAAAATATTTATAAATGTGATCCATTGAAAATTAAAGATATCGAGATTTTAAAAACTATTGTTAATGATGAAGTAATATATTCAAAAGATTAAAAAGGAGGAAATAAATGAAGTGTTGTTATTTTGAAAAAGAATCACTTGAAATAAAGTGTTCTATTGTTAGAGGTGGAACGAGTAAAGGGATTTTTATAATGGAAAACGAATTGCCAAAAGATCAAAAGTTAAGAGATAAAATTATTTTATCAATTTTTGGAAGTCCAGATGTGAGACAAATAGATGGCCTTGGCGGTGCAGATACATTAACAAGTAAATTAGCTATAATAGGACCATCAACAAGAAAAGATGCGGATATAGATTATACTTTTGGACAGGTTAGTTTTGTAGATAGTTTTGTGGATTATGGTGGAAATTGTGGAAATATATCTTCTGGAGTAGGAGTTTATGCTGTTAATAATGGATTGGTAGAAGCGATTGAACCGATAACTAAAGTAAAAGTTCATTTAACAAATACAAAAAGAATATTAGAGGTTGAAGTACCAGTTAAAAACGGAAAAGCAATAGTTAATGGAGATTTTAAAATTGATGGAGTTCCAGGTACAGGAGCAAAGATAACTCTTGATTGGTCAGATGTTGTAGGTGGGATAACAGGGAAATTACTTCCAACAGGTAATGCAAAAGATATTATTAGTATTGGAAATGAGAGTTTTGAAGTATCTGTGGTTGACGCTGGAAATATAGTTATATTTATAGAAGCAGAAAAACTTGGATTAATAGGTACAGAAACAGCATCAGAGATAGATAACAATAAAGAATTGATGAATAAAATAGAGAGAATAAGAGGAGAGATTTGCTTTAAATTAGGCTTAGTTGACTCGTGGGAAAAAGCAGCAAAAGAAACACCGTATCAACCATTTTTTGCAATGGTGAGTAGATCACAAAATTATAAAGCTTTTAATGGAATTGAAGTTTCAAAAGAGGATGTAGATATAGTTTCTAGATTAGTATTTATGCTAAAGATGCATAAAACATATCCTGTAACTGGCACTGTAGGAACGGGAGCAATAGCAAGAGTAAAGGGAAGTATAGTTTATAACTTACTTTCACAAAGAGGAAAGGAAAATGATAAAATAGAGATAGGTCATCCAGGAGGAGTTATTCCTGTGGAATCAACAGCGGAGTACATAGATAATGAATGTAAGATTACAAGACTTGGAGTGTATAGAACTGCTAGAATTATTTTGGATGGACGAGTTTTTGTAAATTTAGAAAGTATAAAATAATGTTGTTAGTTTTGAAGGAGGAATCGTGGATTTTTTAGCAAGAAGATCGATTAGAAAGTATATTTCAAAAGACATAGAAAATGAAAAACTGAATGAAATTTTAAAGGCTGGATTATCTTCTCCAACAGGTAAAAATATAAAACCATTTGAATTGATTGTGGTGAAAAATAAAGAAAAATTAAAAAAAATGGCAAAGGCAAAAGATAGTGGTAGTGGATCGATGCTAGAAGGAGCAAATTTAGGAATAGTTGTTTTAGGAGATCCAGAGAAATCAAATCTATGGAATGAAGATTGTTCTATTGTATCTTTTTCAATTTTACTAAAAGCTTTTGATTTAGGAATTGGAGGATGTTGGGTCAATGTGAAAGGGCATAAACATTCGAGCACCTTATCTTCTGAAGAATATCTTACTAATTTATTAAATATTCCTAAGAATTTAAAGATAGTATCAATAATCTCTTTAGGATATCCAGATGAACAAAAAGTAGCATATGAAGATAAAGATTTAGATTTTTCTAAAATACATTTTGAAAATTAATAATAAAAAACGATACCTGAATTAATTAAATTTTGGTATCGTTTTTATTTTTATTTCTCTAAAATTTTATTTGCGTTTATACTTTATCATTTTTTATATTGTTTAAAAGTATTACGCTCTTTTTTATTTCAAATAAAGATTGATTTTGTTCTTCTAGTGTTTTTGGTAAGTGATGTGGTTCTATTTTATCAATAAAACCATGATCTTTAACAACTTTTCCTATAGAGCAAGTTAATCCAAAGCCACATGTATAGCATTGAGAGTAACCTTCAATAAACATTTCTTTTATAATAGACATAAAATTATACTTACTCATAAATTTTTTTAATTCTTCATTAACAGAACTTGTGCCAATTTCATTATAGCCAATACTTATAATAACACCTAGTTTTCCAGCTAATCCTAAAAATTCATTATGTCTAAAAGAATAAGTTCTTTCCCAAAAACTATGAGAAATAGCATTTAAAGTTCCAAAATAATTAGGAGCTCCAAAAATTATTTTATCAGCTTTTAACATTTTATTAGCAATCTCATGGAAATCATCTTGGATTATGCAAATATTATCTTTGGCACAGGCGGTACATCCCAAGCAACCTCCTATTTTTTTTCCAGATAATGATATAAATTCAGTTTCTTCATTACAATTTTCTAATATTTTTTTTATAACTTTAGAAGTTATTCCATTAGTTCGGCCACTTCCACTAATTCCAAGAATCATAAAAATCCTCCTAACTATATTTAAAAAACTATAAGTTTATATTCTTCTGAATATGACTTCCACTCTCTTTCCACAAATTTAATTTTTCATTTTTTCCAATACCTATAGATTCATTAGCTAAAGATATGCTAGAAATTAAAAGAGCAAGAATTAAAAAATTTTTCATAAAACATCAACTCCTTTTTATTTTAGATTACCATGCTTTTATAATTAATGTAAATTAGTTACAAAAAAGTAACCAGTTTAATATTTTAATTTACACTTAAAAATATTTCTGTTATTATTTGTAGAAGATTAATTCTAGATAAATGGAGGGATTTTATGCTGATTGAAGGTTTTAAATTTGGGATGTTATTACAACTTGCTATTGGTCCAGTTTGCCTTTATATATTTTCATTAGGAGTCAACGAAAGTTTTATACATACTTTATTTGGAGTTTTAGGAGTCGTTCTTGCTGATGCAATGTATATAATTTTAGCTATTTTAGGAATTTCATCATTTATAAAAAATGAAAAAACTCAAAAATCTTTTAATTTATTAGGAGCTGGTATTGTTATTATTTTTGGACTTCAATTAATTTTAGGATATTTTAATCTTTCTATATTGCCAAGTATCAATCTATTTAAAGATTTTAATTCTAATCTTCCTTTTTTAAAAGCTTTCTTTTTAACAGCTGCTAATCCTATGACAATTCTTTTCTGGATAGGTGTTTTTAGTACTAAGTTAAATGAAAACTTTTTAGATAAAAAATCAATTTTACTATTTTCTATAGGTTCTCTTTTGGCTACTTTAATATTTTTAAGTTTTATTGGATTTATAGGTTCTTTGAGTAGTAATTTTTTAAATAAAAATATTTTATCTACATTAAATCTGAGTGTTGGGCTAGCTTTAATGTATTTTGGAATAAAAAAAATAAAAAAATAAAGGTGGTAAAATGAAAAAAAATTTTTCAAATAATATATGTATTATTACTGGTGGTGCTGGTGGTATTGGGTACCATCTTTCAGAGGGATTCCGTCAGAAGGGATACAAAGTAGTCGTTTTAGATATAAAAAAACATAATGAACTATCTTCAGATATAGACTTCATACAGGTTGATCTTAGATCAGAAACTGAGATAAAAAATTCATTCTCTAAAATTGTTGAAAAATATGGAAATGCTCATATACTTATAAATAATGCTGCCATATCAACTTTTAATAAAAATATTGAAGATATCTCTATAGATGAGTTCGACGATGTTATAAATGTTAATTTGCGTGGAAGTTTTATCTGTTGTAAAGAGTTTATAAAAATAAATAAAGGAGAAATTTATGGTAGAATAATAAATATCACTTCTACTAGATGGAATCAAAATGAATCTAATTGGGAAGCTTATGGAGCTTCTAAAGGCGGTTTAGTCTCTTTAACTAACACTCTTGCTGTTTCTTTAGCCAAAACACCTATAACTGTTAATGCTATTAGCCCTGGATGGATACAAGTTGAAAATTATAATACTTTGACTGCAACAGATCATTCACAACACCCATCAGGAAGAGTTGGAACTCCTCGGGATATTCTTAATGCATGTTTATTTTTATCTGATATTGAAAATGACTTTATAAATGCAGCAAATATAATCATTGATGGTGGTATGAGTAAAAAAATGATTTATAATGACTAAAATCAATTTCCAAAGTATAGAATACCTTTCTTTTGGAAATGAAAAACAGAAAAAAAGTTATAAGATATTATCAGAGTTAGAAATTTTTGAAACACTTAAAAATTTCACTCCAATTTTAGTTGGAACTATTCCTTTAGGTGTTGATAACGAAAAAAGTGATTTGGATATAGTCTGTTATTTTACAAATATTCTAGATTTTAGAAAGCTTATAGAAGAAAATTTTTCAAAACAAAAAAATTTTTCTATTAGAGAGGATCTATTTAAAAATAATCTATTAGTAGCTAACTTTTTTATAGACGAAATGGAAATAGAGATTTATGGTAGCCATATAAACTCTACCCAAACAAATGGTTATCGACATATGATAATCGAAGATAGAATATTACAATTAGCAGACTCTAAATTCCGTCAAAAAATAATCGAACTAAAAAAAGATGGCATGAAAACAGAACCAGCCTTTGCCTTTCTATTAAAATTAGAGGGTAATCCATATGATAAGATACTCGAATTAGAAAATTACTCAGACTATGAATTAATTAAGCTATTACTTTAAATAGTTTTAAAATAAAAACAGTCGGTATATAAAAAATATACCGACTATTTCTATATGTTTTATCTATATTTTCTCACTTTTTTCTTTATTAGCTTTAAACTCTTCTTTCACTTTTCTAAATAGTTCTTCATCTTGAATTAAATCATAAGCTGTCCCTGCTAAAATTTTAGCTCCAAATATTATTGCATCATGAGCTTCTTTACTTTTACCTGCACATAAAAATTCTTCTGAATGCGATGAAGTCCCTTTAGGCACAAATGCAACTCTTATACATGAACCTGGTACTTGATACATTACGTTTCCAAAGTCTGTTGAACCAGTTTTTTCTCTAGGGGGAGATAATCTAGGTGCATCAACCAATTTGGCATTATCCATTAGGATTTGATTTAGCTCTAATACTGGTATCTTGTTATTTAACCTTTTTGTTTCTATAATCTCATACTCTGTTTCAGTCATAAGAGAAGCTCCTTGTACCACCTTAGAAAACCTCTCAATAATATGATCTAAATAAAATCTATCATAAGACCTTATACTTACTTTTGCTTCCGCATATTTAGGAACCACATTTGCAGGACCACCTGCATTTGTTATTGTATAGTGTATTTTTACATCATCTCTCATATGCTCTCTTAAAAATTCAATTCCTTGGAACAGTAAAATTAAGCCATCTAAAGCACTTCTTCCCTTTTCTGGAGCTAAAGCTGCATGCGAGCTTATTCCATGAAATTTTATTGTAAAATTTGAAAGAGCTAAAGATTTTACATCTGTTGTTGTGTCAGGGGCTCCATGCATCATAAGTGCTACATCTATATCTTGGAAACATCCCTCTTGAAGCATTTTCACCTTTGCTCCTACAGTTTCCTCTGCTGGAGTTCCATACACAACAATTTTATAATTTTTATCTTTCAATGAGTCTCTTAAACTTAAAGCGGCTCCTATAACACTTGGTCCTTGAAGATGATGAGCACATCCATGTCCCATACCTTCTAAAGCATCATACTCACACAACAAACCAATTGAAGGTCCAAAATTTCCAACTTCATATGTTGCTTTAAAAGCTGTTTCAAATCCTCCTATTCCCATTTCAATTTCAAATCCATTGTTTTTTAAAATCTCTACAATTTTCTTTGAACTTTTAAACTCTTCTAATCCTAGTTCAGGATTATCAAAAATAAAATCACTTAGGTTGGTTAATTCATCTTTTAATCTTTCAACTCTGTCAAAAATTTTTTGCTTCATATCTTTCTCCTTTAATTAAAATGGACCGTATCCTATCCAGTTTGCTATTGTTATTAGTATTGATCCTGTAACTATCCAAAGTAAAAATAGTTTTCCCATATATCTCATCCAAGCTTCATAAGAAACATTAGCTATAGCAAGGAATCCCATAAGTGCTGAAGATGTTGGTAAAACATAGTTACTTAATCCATCTCCAAAATTAAATGCCAATACTGCTGTTTGTCTAGTCATACCTATAATATCAGCTACAGGAAGCATTATCGGCATTGTAACTGCTGCTTGACCACTTCCTGATGTAACTAATCCATTTATAAATAGTTGCATTAAAAACATTCCTGTTGATTGGAATGAGTGTGGTAATGATGCTAACATATTTCCTAAATAATAAACTGATGTATCTAATATTTTACCATCTGTCAAAATAATCGATATTGTTCTAGCTATACCTATTATTAAAGCCCCAAATATAAGTCCTTTAGCTCCATTCACAAATTCTTTTGCTATAGTACTTGGTGAAAATCCATATGCAAGGCCTCCTAAGATAGCCATCCAAATAAATAATCCTGCACTTTGATTCAATCCCCAATGCCAAGCTGTTCCACCATATATTAAAACACCAAATAGTGCTACTACTATTATTAAAACTAAGTAATGTCTGCTCTCTATCTCTGGCATTACATCTTGATTATTTTCAAGAGTATTTTCTAATTTTTCTAAATCACTAACCACGCTTAACTCTGGATTCTTTTTTATTTTTTTAGCATAGTTTAGTATATATATATTTGTGACAATTAAAAAAACAATCAAACTGAATACTCTATATCCTAATCCTGAGAACATAGGCAATCCAGCTAGAGCTTGTGCTACTCCTGTTGTAAAAGGATTGAATGTTCCTGTACTAAATCCTATTGCTCCACCCAAAGCAACCATTGAAATTCCAACTATCGCATCATACCCCATCGATCTTGCTAATATTATTGCGACTGGAGCAAATCCTATAAATGTATTAACTCCAATACTCATGCAAGCTATGGCAAATATTGTTGTAAATGCTGGAATTAAAAAACTTTCTTTATCGCCAAAAGTTTTTGTTACCTTAGCTGTAAGAGCCTGAAACATCCCTGTTTTTATTATCACATGAAATGCTCCCCCAACAATTAAAACCAAAAATACAATACTGCTTGATTGATTTAATCCATCTACAATCTTGAATGGAATATCTAAAAAATTAACAGGAGTATTTTTTATAAAAGCGAATTGATCTGCCACAATTATAGTTCTTCCTGTAACCACATCTTTTACTCTTGGAAATTGACCTGCTGGAACAATCCAAGTTAGTAATGTTGCAAAAATTATTAACCCCAAAATAATTACATACGTGTGTGGAAAGCTAATTTTCTTTTTCTCTTTTTGATTCATTCTACCCTCCAAAAATATTTTTTAAAAAACATTTCCGCGAAAAATTGTTTATCTATAAACAAAATATACATACTTTATTTCAATAAGTCAATCTTTTTTTGAATTTTTTGTTTGATTTACAGTTTTTTAGACTTATAAAAATATATAAATATTTATTATTCATATATAAACAAAAATATGTTAAGCTATATTGTAAATAATATTTTAAGGAGCGTTTTATGATTTGTTCTCTAGAAAAAAGAATACAAAATAAAAATTTGACTAAAACAGAAACTCTTATCGCAGATTTTTTCTGTAATAATAAAAATAGAATATATTTCTTAACATCAATTGATATTGCCAAAGAATTAAATATTAGTGATACCTCTGTTATCAGATTTGTAAAATCATTAGGATTTAAAAACTTTAAAGATTTCAAAAATAATTTAAAAGAGGAAGTTAGTAATAAAATTCTTACTCCATCAGAAAAACTAAGCTTAAATGAAGAGATTTTAAATAAAAACAATTTAATTGAAACATTTAGAAATTCGATTATTAATAATCTTGATGAAACTCTAAATAATGATTCGTTTGACAAAATAAAAAAAGCTATACACATACTAAATACCTCTAATAAAAAATATGTAATTGGATTCAAAAGTACATCTGGTATTGCTTCATTTTTTGGTTTACGTCTAGGTTTTATTTTAAACAATGTAATTACTCATAGTCAAAACAATTCTGAACTTATAAAAAATATAGTTGACATACAAAAAGATGATTGTTTACTTCTTATCTCTCATCCTAAATATTCAAAAACTTACTCTCTTCTAATTGAATTAGCTAAAAAAGCTAATGCTAAAGTGATTGTTATAACCGACAAAACAACTTCACCTGTTGCTAATTTAGGAGATATCACTCTTTTCACCGATATAAGAGGGATAAGTTATTTCAATTCTATTATATCTACTCAAGCTTTAATTGAATTTATACTAACTACTATGAGTAAAAATTTAG belongs to Cetobacterium sp. ZOR0034 and includes:
- a CDS encoding 2-methylaconitate cis-trans isomerase PrpF family protein, whose amino-acid sequence is MKCCYFEKESLEIKCSIVRGGTSKGIFIMENELPKDQKLRDKIILSIFGSPDVRQIDGLGGADTLTSKLAIIGPSTRKDADIDYTFGQVSFVDSFVDYGGNCGNISSGVGVYAVNNGLVEAIEPITKVKVHLTNTKRILEVEVPVKNGKAIVNGDFKIDGVPGTGAKITLDWSDVVGGITGKLLPTGNAKDIISIGNESFEVSVVDAGNIVIFIEAEKLGLIGTETASEIDNNKELMNKIERIRGEICFKLGLVDSWEKAAKETPYQPFFAMVSRSQNYKAFNGIEVSKEDVDIVSRLVFMLKMHKTYPVTGTVGTGAIARVKGSIVYNLLSQRGKENDKIEIGHPGGVIPVESTAEYIDNECKITRLGVYRTARIILDGRVFVNLESIK
- a CDS encoding nitroreductase family protein, with translation MDFLARRSIRKYISKDIENEKLNEILKAGLSSPTGKNIKPFELIVVKNKEKLKKMAKAKDSGSGSMLEGANLGIVVLGDPEKSNLWNEDCSIVSFSILLKAFDLGIGGCWVNVKGHKHSSTLSSEEYLTNLLNIPKNLKIVSIISLGYPDEQKVAYEDKDLDFSKIHFEN
- a CDS encoding flavodoxin family protein; the protein is MILGISGSGRTNGITSKVIKKILENCNEETEFISLSGKKIGGCLGCTACAKDNICIIQDDFHEIANKMLKADKIIFGAPNYFGTLNAISHSFWERTYSFRHNEFLGLAGKLGVIISIGYNEIGTSSVNEELKKFMSKYNFMSIIKEMFIEGYSQCYTCGFGLTCSIGKVVKDHGFIDKIEPHHLPKTLEEQNQSLFEIKKSVILLNNIKNDKV
- a CDS encoding LysE family translocator; the protein is MLIEGFKFGMLLQLAIGPVCLYIFSLGVNESFIHTLFGVLGVVLADAMYIILAILGISSFIKNEKTQKSFNLLGAGIVIIFGLQLILGYFNLSILPSINLFKDFNSNLPFLKAFFLTAANPMTILFWIGVFSTKLNENFLDKKSILLFSIGSLLATLIFLSFIGFIGSLSSNFLNKNILSTLNLSVGLALMYFGIKKIKK
- a CDS encoding SDR family oxidoreductase, producing MKKNFSNNICIITGGAGGIGYHLSEGFRQKGYKVVVLDIKKHNELSSDIDFIQVDLRSETEIKNSFSKIVEKYGNAHILINNAAISTFNKNIEDISIDEFDDVINVNLRGSFICCKEFIKINKGEIYGRIINITSTRWNQNESNWEAYGASKGGLVSLTNTLAVSLAKTPITVNAISPGWIQVENYNTLTATDHSQHPSGRVGTPRDILNACLFLSDIENDFINAANIIIDGGMSKKMIYND
- a CDS encoding DUF4269 domain-containing protein; the encoded protein is MTKINFQSIEYLSFGNEKQKKSYKILSELEIFETLKNFTPILVGTIPLGVDNEKSDLDIVCYFTNILDFRKLIEENFSKQKNFSIREDLFKNNLLVANFFIDEMEIEIYGSHINSTQTNGYRHMIIEDRILQLADSKFRQKIIELKKDGMKTEPAFAFLLKLEGNPYDKILELENYSDYELIKLLL
- a CDS encoding M20 family metallopeptidase is translated as MKQKIFDRVERLKDELTNLSDFIFDNPELGLEEFKSSKKIVEILKNNGFEIEMGIGGFETAFKATYEVGNFGPSIGLLCEYDALEGMGHGCAHHLQGPSVIGAALSLRDSLKDKNYKIVVYGTPAEETVGAKVKMLQEGCFQDIDVALMMHGAPDTTTDVKSLALSNFTIKFHGISSHAALAPEKGRSALDGLILLFQGIEFLREHMRDDVKIHYTITNAGGPANVVPKYAEAKVSIRSYDRFYLDHIIERFSKVVQGASLMTETEYEIIETKRLNNKIPVLELNQILMDNAKLVDAPRLSPPREKTGSTDFGNVMYQVPGSCIRVAFVPKGTSSHSEEFLCAGKSKEAHDAIIFGAKILAGTAYDLIQDEELFRKVKEEFKANKEKSEKI
- a CDS encoding YfcC family protein, producing MNQKEKKKISFPHTYVIILGLIIFATLLTWIVPAGQFPRVKDVVTGRTIIVADQFAFIKNTPVNFLDIPFKIVDGLNQSSSIVFLVLIVGGAFHVIIKTGMFQALTAKVTKTFGDKESFLIPAFTTIFAIACMSIGVNTFIGFAPVAIILARSMGYDAIVGISMVALGGAIGFSTGTFNPFTTGVAQALAGLPMFSGLGYRVFSLIVFLIVTNIYILNYAKKIKKNPELSVVSDLEKLENTLENNQDVMPEIESRHYLVLIIVVALFGVLIYGGTAWHWGLNQSAGLFIWMAILGGLAYGFSPSTIAKEFVNGAKGLIFGALIIGIARTISIILTDGKILDTSVYYLGNMLASLPHSFQSTGMFLMQLFINGLVTSGSGQAAVTMPIMLPVADIIGMTRQTAVLAFNFGDGLSNYVLPTSSALMGFLAIANVSYEAWMRYMGKLFLLWIVTGSILITIANWIGYGPF
- a CDS encoding MurR/RpiR family transcriptional regulator; amino-acid sequence: MICSLEKRIQNKNLTKTETLIADFFCNNKNRIYFLTSIDIAKELNISDTSVIRFVKSLGFKNFKDFKNNLKEEVSNKILTPSEKLSLNEEILNKNNLIETFRNSIINNLDETLNNDSFDKIKKAIHILNTSNKKYVIGFKSTSGIASFFGLRLGFILNNVITHSQNNSELIKNIVDIQKDDCLLLISHPKYSKTYSLLIELAKKANAKVIVITDKTTSPVANLGDITLFTDIRGISYFNSIISTQALIEFILTTMSKNLDNYSKERLQKINDLLNENK